One Mycolicibacter sp. MU0083 DNA window includes the following coding sequences:
- the pks13 gene encoding polyketide synthase Pks13 (Pks13 is a key enzyme in mycolic acid biosynthesis.), with amino-acid sequence MTGDGDDAILRGTSRTDLTVADMRTWLRNWVANATSQSPEKINETAPLIELGLSSRDAVAMASDIEDFTGVTLSATVAFRHPTIEALATVIVEGEPVVVDDSDGEDWSRDADVADIAVVGLATRLPGDMNTPEDTWEKLLAGFDAITDLPEGRWSEFLEEPRIAERVAKARTRGGYLSDIKGFDAEFFALSKMEADNIDPQQRMALELTWEALEHARIPASSLRGEAVAVYMGSTNGDYQNLALSDPSVTHPYAITGNSSSIIANRVSYFYDFRGPSATIDTACSSSLVAAHAGVQALRNGEADVAVVGGVNALVTPLVTVGFDEVGGVLSPDGRIKSFSADADGYSRAEGAGVLILKRVDDARRDGDQILAVIAGSAVNHDGRSNGLLAPNPDAQAAVLRKAYKNAGIDPRTVDYIEAHGTGTILGDPIEAEALGRVVGRGRAADKPALLGAVKSNVGHLESAAGAASLAKVVLAMQHDKIPPSINYAGPNPYIDFAGTHLKVADTACDWPRYGGYAVAGVSGFGFGGANAHVVVREVLPRDVIEREPEAPAVEEVPEEIVHEAPRFDEYGEFIAPENPYGSGDDDYELPGLTDEALRLRDEALAELAASEPVQPLIPLAISAFLTSRKKAAAAELADWIDSEEGRATPLTAIGRSLSRRNHGRSRAVVLAHDHDEAVAGLRAVAAGKQKPGVYSADGPVTNGPVWVMAGFGAQHRKMGKNLYLRDPIFAEWIEKVDAHVQDERGYSVLELILDDSHDYGIETSNIAIFAIQIALGEVLKAHGARPTAVIGQSLGEPASAYFSGGLSLADATRVICSRAHLMGEGEAMLFGEYIRFMALVEYSAEELETVFGDFPGLEVCVYAAPSQTVIGGPPEQIDEIVARAESEGRFARKLQTKGAGHTSQMDPLLGEFTAELQGIEPQVPNIAIFSTVHEGSYVKPGGEPIHDVDYWKKGMRHSVYFTHGVRNAVDNGYTTFLELAPNPVALMQVGLTTASAGLHDAQLIATLARKTDDVDAMTMAMAQLYVFGHDLDFRTLFPREVQGPVSPAEFANIPPTQFKRKPHWLDAHFSGDATGVMPGSHVATPDGRHVFEYAARDTEVDLAALVKAAAAAVLPDAVLVASEQRAVPGEGSRLVTTLTRHPGGAAVQVHARIGESFTLVYDALVSRSGAEGVSLPIAVGAGTAVVSSGAVAAPAEPEVDDAAILQDNLTAGAGLAAGFAKWSPESGETVAERLGTIVGSAMGYEPEDLPWEVPLIELGLDSLMAVRIKNRVEYDFDMPPIQLTAVRDANLYNVEEMIRYAVEHRDEVEALHAHQQTMTADEIAAEQAAIIAAAKAAEAGEAPAAPTEPAAPAEPAEPSSSPEPVAAPPASDIPIPPPPTDPSGPRSRRRRRIRPAPARATPGSAPRPPPRRPPRC; translated from the coding sequence ATGACCGGCGACGGCGACGACGCAATCCTGCGCGGCACCAGCCGCACCGACCTGACCGTCGCAGACATGCGGACCTGGCTGCGGAACTGGGTGGCCAACGCCACCTCCCAGTCGCCGGAGAAGATCAACGAGACGGCCCCGCTGATCGAGCTGGGGCTGTCGTCGCGCGACGCGGTGGCGATGGCCTCCGACATCGAGGACTTCACCGGGGTGACGCTGTCGGCCACGGTGGCGTTCCGGCACCCGACGATCGAGGCGCTGGCCACGGTGATCGTCGAGGGCGAACCGGTGGTGGTCGACGACTCCGACGGCGAGGACTGGTCGCGTGACGCCGACGTCGCCGACATCGCGGTGGTCGGTCTGGCCACCCGCCTGCCCGGGGACATGAACACCCCCGAGGACACCTGGGAGAAGCTGCTGGCCGGCTTCGACGCCATCACCGACCTGCCCGAGGGCCGCTGGTCGGAATTCCTGGAGGAGCCGCGGATCGCCGAGCGGGTCGCCAAGGCGCGCACCCGCGGCGGCTACCTCTCCGATATCAAGGGCTTCGACGCGGAGTTCTTCGCGCTGTCGAAGATGGAAGCCGACAACATCGACCCGCAGCAGCGGATGGCGCTCGAATTGACCTGGGAAGCCTTGGAGCACGCCCGGATTCCGGCGTCGTCGCTGCGCGGTGAAGCGGTCGCGGTCTACATGGGATCGACCAACGGCGACTACCAGAACCTGGCGTTGTCGGACCCGAGCGTCACCCACCCGTACGCGATCACCGGCAACTCGAGTTCGATCATCGCCAACCGGGTCAGCTACTTCTACGACTTCCGCGGGCCGTCGGCCACCATCGACACCGCCTGCTCGTCGTCGCTGGTCGCCGCGCACGCCGGTGTGCAGGCACTGCGCAACGGCGAGGCCGACGTGGCGGTGGTCGGCGGCGTCAACGCGCTGGTCACCCCGCTGGTGACGGTCGGTTTCGACGAGGTCGGCGGGGTGCTGTCCCCGGACGGCCGGATCAAGTCGTTCTCCGCCGACGCCGACGGCTACTCCCGCGCCGAGGGTGCCGGGGTGCTGATCCTCAAGCGCGTCGACGACGCCCGCCGCGACGGTGACCAGATTCTCGCGGTGATCGCCGGTTCGGCGGTCAACCACGACGGCCGCTCCAACGGCCTGCTGGCGCCGAACCCGGACGCCCAGGCCGCGGTGCTGCGCAAGGCCTACAAGAACGCCGGTATCGACCCGCGCACGGTGGACTACATCGAGGCGCACGGCACCGGCACCATTCTCGGTGACCCGATCGAGGCCGAGGCGCTGGGCCGGGTGGTCGGCCGCGGCCGCGCCGCCGACAAGCCCGCACTGTTGGGTGCGGTGAAATCCAATGTGGGACACCTGGAGTCGGCCGCCGGTGCGGCGTCGCTGGCCAAGGTGGTGCTGGCGATGCAGCACGACAAGATCCCGCCGTCGATCAACTACGCCGGGCCGAACCCCTACATCGACTTCGCCGGCACGCATCTGAAGGTCGCCGACACCGCGTGCGACTGGCCGCGCTACGGCGGCTACGCGGTGGCCGGGGTCTCCGGCTTCGGCTTCGGCGGGGCGAATGCGCACGTGGTGGTGCGCGAGGTGCTGCCGCGCGATGTGATCGAGCGGGAGCCGGAAGCGCCTGCGGTCGAAGAGGTTCCCGAGGAGATCGTCCACGAGGCGCCCCGCTTCGACGAGTACGGCGAGTTCATCGCACCGGAGAACCCCTACGGTTCCGGCGACGACGACTACGAACTGCCCGGTCTGACCGACGAGGCGCTGCGGCTGCGCGACGAGGCGCTGGCCGAACTGGCTGCTTCGGAACCGGTGCAACCCCTTATCCCGCTGGCGATCTCGGCGTTTCTGACCTCTCGTAAGAAGGCCGCCGCCGCCGAGCTGGCCGACTGGATCGACAGCGAAGAGGGCCGCGCCACCCCGCTGACCGCGATCGGCCGGTCGCTGTCGCGGCGCAACCACGGCCGCTCGCGTGCCGTGGTGCTGGCCCACGACCACGACGAGGCCGTCGCCGGCCTGCGCGCGGTGGCCGCCGGTAAGCAGAAGCCGGGGGTGTACTCCGCCGACGGCCCGGTCACCAACGGGCCGGTGTGGGTGATGGCCGGTTTCGGTGCGCAGCACCGCAAGATGGGCAAGAACCTTTACCTGCGCGACCCGATCTTCGCCGAGTGGATCGAGAAGGTCGACGCGCACGTGCAGGACGAGCGCGGCTACTCCGTGCTGGAGCTGATCCTCGACGACTCGCACGACTACGGCATCGAGACCTCCAACATCGCGATCTTCGCCATCCAGATCGCCCTCGGCGAGGTGCTCAAGGCGCACGGGGCACGCCCCACCGCCGTCATCGGCCAGTCGCTGGGTGAGCCCGCCTCGGCGTACTTCTCCGGCGGGCTGTCGCTGGCCGACGCCACCCGGGTCATCTGCTCGCGCGCGCACCTGATGGGTGAGGGCGAGGCGATGCTGTTCGGCGAGTACATCCGGTTCATGGCGCTGGTGGAGTACTCCGCCGAAGAACTCGAGACCGTGTTCGGCGACTTCCCCGGCCTGGAGGTGTGCGTCTACGCCGCGCCGTCGCAGACCGTGATCGGCGGGCCGCCCGAGCAGATCGACGAGATCGTCGCGCGCGCCGAATCCGAGGGCCGCTTCGCCCGCAAGCTGCAGACCAAGGGCGCCGGGCATACCTCGCAGATGGATCCGCTGCTGGGTGAGTTCACCGCCGAGTTGCAGGGCATCGAGCCGCAGGTGCCGAACATCGCGATCTTCTCCACCGTGCACGAGGGCAGCTACGTCAAGCCCGGCGGCGAGCCGATCCACGACGTGGACTACTGGAAGAAGGGGATGAGGCACAGCGTCTACTTCACCCACGGGGTCCGCAACGCCGTCGACAACGGCTACACCACGTTCCTGGAGTTGGCGCCGAACCCGGTGGCGCTCATGCAGGTCGGGCTGACCACGGCCAGCGCCGGGCTGCACGACGCCCAGCTGATCGCCACCCTGGCCCGCAAGACCGACGACGTCGACGCCATGACCATGGCGATGGCGCAGCTCTACGTGTTCGGCCACGACCTGGACTTCCGCACCCTGTTCCCGCGGGAGGTGCAGGGTCCGGTCAGCCCGGCGGAGTTCGCGAACATCCCGCCGACGCAGTTCAAGCGCAAGCCGCACTGGCTGGACGCGCACTTCTCCGGCGACGCCACCGGCGTCATGCCCGGATCGCACGTGGCCACCCCGGACGGCCGGCACGTCTTCGAGTACGCCGCCCGCGACACCGAGGTGGACCTGGCCGCGCTGGTGAAAGCCGCTGCGGCGGCGGTGCTTCCGGATGCGGTGCTGGTGGCCTCCGAGCAGCGGGCGGTGCCCGGCGAGGGGTCGCGCCTGGTGACCACGCTGACCCGGCATCCCGGCGGCGCGGCGGTGCAGGTGCACGCCCGGATCGGCGAATCGTTCACGCTGGTCTACGACGCCCTGGTGAGCCGCAGTGGCGCCGAAGGGGTTTCGCTGCCGATCGCGGTCGGTGCCGGTACCGCGGTGGTGTCCTCGGGTGCGGTGGCTGCGCCGGCCGAGCCCGAGGTCGATGATGCCGCGATCCTGCAGGACAACCTGACCGCCGGTGCCGGCCTGGCCGCCGGTTTCGCCAAGTGGTCGCCGGAATCCGGTGAGACCGTGGCGGAGCGGTTGGGCACGATCGTCGGCAGCGCGATGGGCTATGAGCCCGAGGACCTGCCGTGGGAGGTGCCGCTGATCGAGCTGGGCCTGGATTCGCTGATGGCGGTGCGGATCAAGAACCGTGTCGAATACGACTTCGACATGCCGCCGATCCAGCTGACCGCGGTGCGCGACGCCAACCTCTACAACGTCGAGGAGATGATCCGTTACGCGGTGGAGCACCGCGACGAGGTCGAGGCGCTGCACGCGCACCAGCAGACCATGACCGCCGACGAGATCGCCGCCGAGCAGGCCGCGATCATCGCCGCGGCCAAGGCTGCCGAAGCGGGCGAGGCGCCTGCCGCGCCGACCGAGCCGGCCGCACCTGCCGAGCCTGCCGAGCCGTCGTCGTCGCCGGAACCCGTTGCGGCACCGCCCGCCTCGGACATTCCGATCCCGCCGCCGCCGACCGACCCGTCGGGCCCCCGATCCCGCCGCCGCCGACGAATCCGGCCGGCCCCGGCGCGGGCGACTCCGGGATCAGCTCCAAGACCGCCGCCGCGGCGGCCGCCAAGGTGCTGA
- the fadD32 gene encoding long-chain-fatty-acid--AMP ligase FadD32 encodes MAPATQASYHNPFVKDGKIRFPDNANLVKTVERWAALRGEKVAYRFLDFSTERDGLAREISWADFGARNRALGARLQQVTEPGDRIAILCPQNLEYLISFFGIMYSGRIAVPLFDPSEPGHVGRLHAVLDDCTPSAVLTTSDSAEGVRKFFRSRPANARPRVIAVDAVPDEVGSTWVMPETDRSAVAYLQYTSGSTRTPTGVKISHLNLPTNVVQLLDSLKGREGDRGVTWLPFFHDMGLVTILLSCVMGQQFTFMTPAAFVRRPYRWIREMARKEGETGECFSVAPNFAFEHAAARGLPKEGDPPLDLSNVRAILNGSEPVSAASVRKFNEAFGPYGFREEAIKPSYGLAEATLFVSTTPPDEGPRIVYVDREELNNGNRFVEVPQDAPNAVAQASAGRVSVDQWAVIVDYETGAELPDGQIGEIWLQGNNMGVGYWNRDEESKDTFQNVLKSRTTPSRAEGSDENGFWVRTGDYGAYYQDDLYITGRVKDLVIVDGRNHYPQDLEYSAQEASRALRAGYVAAFSVPANQLPAEAFDNPHSGLKFDPEDSSEQLVIVAERAPGAHKLEYQPIADDIRAAIAVRHGVTVRDVLLVSAGTVPRTSSGKIGRRACRAAYLDGSLRGGTTGPNAYPDEV; translated from the coding sequence ATGGCCCCGGCTACACAGGCCAGTTACCACAACCCCTTCGTCAAGGACGGCAAGATCCGGTTCCCGGACAACGCCAACCTGGTGAAGACGGTCGAGCGCTGGGCGGCGCTGCGCGGCGAGAAGGTGGCGTACCGCTTCCTGGACTTCTCCACCGAGCGCGACGGCCTGGCCCGCGAGATCTCCTGGGCGGACTTCGGCGCCCGCAACCGTGCCCTGGGCGCCCGGCTGCAGCAGGTCACCGAGCCCGGTGACCGGATCGCGATCCTGTGTCCGCAGAACCTGGAGTACCTGATCTCCTTCTTCGGGATCATGTACTCCGGCCGTATCGCGGTGCCGCTGTTCGACCCGAGCGAGCCGGGACACGTCGGCCGGTTGCACGCGGTGCTCGACGACTGCACCCCGTCGGCCGTGCTGACCACCAGCGACTCCGCCGAGGGCGTGCGCAAGTTCTTCCGCAGCCGCCCGGCCAACGCCCGGCCGCGCGTCATCGCCGTCGACGCGGTGCCCGACGAGGTCGGCTCCACCTGGGTGATGCCCGAGACCGACCGGTCCGCGGTGGCCTACCTGCAGTACACCTCCGGCTCCACCCGCACGCCCACCGGCGTGAAGATCTCGCACCTGAACCTGCCCACCAACGTCGTGCAGTTGCTGGACTCGCTCAAGGGCCGCGAGGGCGACCGCGGTGTCACCTGGCTGCCGTTCTTCCACGACATGGGCCTGGTCACCATTCTGCTGTCGTGCGTGATGGGCCAGCAGTTCACCTTCATGACCCCCGCGGCGTTCGTCCGCCGGCCCTACCGGTGGATCCGGGAGATGGCGCGCAAGGAGGGCGAGACCGGCGAGTGCTTCTCGGTGGCCCCCAACTTCGCCTTCGAGCACGCCGCGGCCCGCGGTCTGCCCAAGGAGGGCGACCCGCCGCTGGACCTGAGCAACGTCCGCGCCATCCTCAACGGCAGTGAGCCGGTGTCGGCGGCGTCGGTGCGTAAGTTCAACGAGGCGTTCGGCCCGTACGGGTTCCGCGAGGAGGCCATCAAGCCGTCCTACGGTCTGGCCGAGGCCACCCTGTTCGTCTCCACCACCCCGCCCGACGAGGGCCCGCGGATCGTCTACGTCGACCGCGAGGAGCTCAACAACGGCAACCGCTTCGTCGAGGTGCCGCAGGATGCCCCCAACGCGGTCGCGCAGGCTTCGGCCGGCCGGGTGTCGGTGGATCAGTGGGCGGTGATCGTCGACTACGAGACCGGCGCGGAGCTGCCCGACGGCCAGATCGGCGAGATCTGGCTGCAGGGCAACAACATGGGCGTCGGCTACTGGAACCGCGACGAGGAGTCCAAGGACACCTTCCAGAACGTGCTCAAGTCGCGCACCACGCCGTCGCGCGCCGAGGGCTCCGACGAGAACGGCTTCTGGGTTCGCACCGGCGACTACGGCGCCTACTACCAGGACGACCTCTACATCACCGGCCGGGTCAAGGATCTGGTGATCGTCGACGGCCGCAACCACTACCCGCAGGACCTGGAGTACTCCGCGCAGGAGGCCAGCCGGGCGCTGCGGGCCGGCTACGTCGCCGCGTTCTCGGTACCGGCCAACCAGTTGCCGGCCGAAGCCTTCGACAACCCGCACTCGGGGCTGAAGTTCGACCCCGAGGACTCATCCGAGCAGTTGGTGATCGTCGCCGAGCGTGCGCCGGGCGCCCACAAGCTGGAGTACCAGCCCATCGCCGACGACATCCGGGCCGCGATCGCGGTGCGCCACGGCGTGACCGTGCGCGACGTGCTGCTGGTGTCGGCGGGCACCGTGCCGCGTACCTCCAGCGGCAAGATCGGTCGCCGCGCCTGCCGGGCCGCCTACCTGGACGGCAGCCTGCGCGGCGGCACCACCGGCCCGAACGCCTACCCCGACGAGGTCTGA
- a CDS encoding cutinase family protein: protein MALAVLLAVVALVIFIRRPDTPPAPEPPVAGVPPTGSVPSRPHKPRPASQPADCPDVQLVSVPGTWESSRTDDPLNPTEFPRALLLSVTRPIAGEFGAERVQTYTVPYIAQFRNPLVDDGQMDYNKSRAEGKKATVDAMTAMNDRCPLTSYVLVGFSQGAVIAGDVAGDIGNGRGPVDEDLVLGVTLIADGRRQMGPDAGVDVPPTPPGQGAEVTLHELPLLSGLGLTMTGARDGGFGDLSARTNEICARGDLICAAPREAFSIAKLPGTLETLAGGAAAPVHALYATTDFWEQDGKSATEWTLDWARGVIADAPRPPHG from the coding sequence ATGGCGCTGGCCGTGCTACTGGCGGTCGTGGCACTGGTGATCTTCATCCGACGCCCGGACACCCCGCCGGCCCCCGAGCCGCCGGTCGCCGGTGTGCCGCCCACCGGCTCGGTGCCGTCACGGCCGCACAAGCCGCGGCCCGCATCGCAGCCCGCCGACTGCCCGGATGTGCAGCTGGTGTCGGTGCCGGGCACCTGGGAGTCCTCGCGGACCGACGATCCGCTGAACCCGACGGAGTTCCCGCGGGCGTTGCTGCTCAGCGTCACCCGGCCGATCGCCGGGGAATTCGGGGCCGAACGGGTGCAGACCTACACGGTGCCCTACATCGCGCAGTTCCGTAACCCGCTGGTCGACGACGGGCAGATGGACTACAACAAGAGCCGCGCCGAGGGTAAGAAGGCCACCGTCGACGCGATGACCGCGATGAACGACCGGTGCCCGCTGACCAGCTATGTGCTGGTGGGCTTCTCGCAGGGCGCGGTGATCGCCGGTGACGTGGCCGGTGACATCGGCAACGGGCGCGGTCCGGTCGACGAGGACCTGGTGCTGGGGGTGACGTTGATCGCCGACGGCCGTCGCCAGATGGGTCCGGACGCCGGGGTGGACGTGCCGCCGACGCCGCCGGGTCAGGGGGCCGAGGTCACGCTGCACGAACTGCCGCTGCTGTCCGGTCTGGGGCTGACCATGACCGGCGCCCGCGACGGCGGGTTCGGCGACCTGTCCGCGCGCACCAACGAGATCTGTGCCCGCGGTGACCTGATCTGCGCCGCCCCGCGCGAGGCGTTCAGCATCGCCAAGCTGCCCGGCACCCTGGAGACGCTGGCCGGCGGGGCGGCGGCGCCGGTGCACGCGCTGTATGCGACCACCGACTTCTGGGAGCAGGACGGCAAGTCCGCCACCGAGTGGACGCTGGATTGGGCGCGGGGCGTGATCGCGGATGCGCCGCGTCCGCCGCACGGGTGA
- a CDS encoding endonuclease domain-containing protein: MTKPAQPFLGTEALAAGRLTRHELRRYYTAILPNVYVDAHVQPTLRQRTVAAWLWSGGQAVIAGSAAAAMHGAKWVDDTTPIELIWPNARPPDGVLTRADLLLDGEISRHRGMAVTTVARTAFDLGRRGRLGQAVARLDALGNATGFTADDVLAVARRHRHTRGLRQLEAALARYDRGADSPKETWLRLLLINAGFPPPATQIPVLGPDGRPKYFLDMGWEDIMLAVEYDGEHHLNDRSQYVWDATRQEYVYAVGWTHIKVVKEHRGEDVVRRVRAAWNALQPR, translated from the coding sequence ATGACGAAGCCAGCACAGCCCTTCCTGGGCACCGAGGCGTTGGCCGCGGGACGGCTGACCCGCCACGAACTGCGCCGCTACTACACCGCGATCCTGCCGAACGTCTACGTCGACGCCCACGTGCAGCCCACGCTGCGGCAGCGGACCGTCGCCGCCTGGCTGTGGTCGGGCGGCCAAGCCGTGATCGCCGGGTCCGCCGCCGCCGCGATGCACGGCGCGAAATGGGTGGACGACACCACCCCGATCGAGTTGATCTGGCCCAACGCCAGACCTCCCGACGGCGTGCTGACCCGCGCCGACCTCCTGCTCGACGGCGAGATCTCGCGGCACCGCGGTATGGCGGTGACCACGGTGGCGCGCACCGCCTTCGACCTCGGCCGGCGCGGACGCCTCGGGCAGGCGGTGGCACGGCTGGACGCGCTGGGCAACGCCACCGGATTCACCGCCGACGACGTGCTGGCGGTGGCCCGCCGGCACCGGCACACCCGAGGTCTGCGCCAGCTGGAGGCGGCGCTGGCCCGCTACGACCGCGGCGCCGACTCCCCGAAGGAGACCTGGCTGCGGCTGCTACTGATCAATGCGGGTTTCCCGCCACCGGCCACCCAGATCCCGGTCCTCGGGCCGGACGGTCGCCCGAAGTATTTCCTGGACATGGGGTGGGAGGACATCATGCTCGCGGTCGAGTACGACGGCGAGCATCACCTCAACGACCGGTCGCAGTACGTCTGGGACGCCACCCGGCAGGAGTACGTCTACGCGGTCGGCTGGACGCACATCAAGGTGGTCAAGGAACATCGCGGCGAGGACGTCGTGCGCCGCGTCCGGGCCGCGTGGAATGCGCTACAACCGCGATGA
- a CDS encoding esterase family protein, whose protein sequence is MSGLSKMLRALCVAVLMLGMWSGGAIVGAGAQAAQFENLMVPSPSMGRDIPVAFLNQGPHAVYLLDAFDAHPELSNWVTAGNAMNTLAGKGVSVVAPAGGAYSMYTNWEQDGSKQWDTFLSSELPDWLAANRGLAPGGHAVVGASQGGYGALALATFHPDRFGFAGSMSGFLGPANTTESGVISAGLQNFGGVDPYGMWGAPQLGRWKWHDPTVHATLLAQNNTRVWIYAPLGGASNPAAMIGDPSEAAGSGRYFHMQYRQVRGKNGHFDFSPGDNGWGSWSAQLGAMAGDIVGAIR, encoded by the coding sequence ATGAGCGGACTGTCGAAGATGCTGCGGGCACTGTGTGTGGCCGTACTGATGCTGGGCATGTGGAGCGGCGGCGCGATCGTCGGCGCGGGCGCACAGGCGGCACAGTTCGAGAACCTCATGGTCCCGTCGCCGTCGATGGGCCGGGACATCCCGGTGGCGTTCCTCAACCAGGGCCCGCACGCGGTCTACCTGCTCGACGCGTTCGACGCCCACCCCGAGCTGAGCAACTGGGTGACCGCGGGCAACGCGATGAACACCCTCGCCGGCAAGGGCGTCTCGGTGGTCGCCCCGGCCGGTGGCGCCTACAGCATGTACACCAACTGGGAGCAGGACGGCTCCAAGCAGTGGGACACCTTCCTGTCTTCGGAGCTGCCGGACTGGCTGGCGGCCAACCGCGGCCTGGCGCCGGGCGGGCACGCCGTCGTCGGGGCCTCGCAGGGCGGCTACGGCGCGCTGGCGCTGGCCACCTTCCACCCGGACCGGTTCGGCTTCGCCGGCTCCATGTCGGGCTTCCTCGGGCCGGCCAACACCACCGAGAGCGGTGTGATCAGCGCGGGCCTGCAGAACTTCGGCGGCGTGGACCCCTACGGCATGTGGGGCGCGCCGCAGTTGGGCCGCTGGAAGTGGCACGACCCGACGGTGCACGCCACGCTGCTGGCCCAGAACAACACCCGGGTGTGGATCTACGCCCCGCTCGGTGGCGCGTCCAACCCGGCGGCGATGATCGGCGACCCGTCGGAGGCCGCCGGTAGCGGCCGGTACTTCCACATGCAGTACCGCCAGGTGCGCGGCAAGAACGGGCACTTCGACTTCTCCCCGGGCGACAACGGCTGGGGCTCGTGGTCGGCGCAGCTGGGCGCGATGGCCGGCGACATCGTCGGCGCGATTCGCTAG
- a CDS encoding esterase family protein, giving the protein MKLLDRLKVVATGAAVLAGLVGFVGGTPEANAFSRPGLPVEYLQVPSAAMGRDIKVQFQSGGSDSPGLYLLDGMRAQDDFNGWDINTPAFEWYLNSGISVIMPVGGQSSFYSDWYKPACGKAGCSTYKWETFLTSELPAYLASEYGVSRSRNAAVGLSMAGSSAMTLAIYHPNMFTYAGSLSGYLNPSTGKGWIGLSMGDAGGYKKEDMWGPDSDPAWLRNDPTVNIDKLVANNTRLWVFCGNGKANELGGDNIPAVFLEQNFMIGANKKFQELYTAAGGNNAVFNFPEYGTHSWEYWGQQLQAMKGDLQSHLGATPSSGDSGE; this is encoded by the coding sequence ATGAAGTTGCTTGACAGGTTGAAGGTCGTCGCCACCGGCGCGGCCGTGCTGGCGGGGTTGGTCGGTTTCGTCGGCGGTACCCCCGAAGCCAACGCCTTCTCCCGGCCCGGGCTGCCCGTCGAGTACCTGCAGGTGCCGTCGGCCGCCATGGGTCGCGACATCAAGGTGCAGTTCCAGAGCGGTGGTTCGGACTCCCCGGGCCTGTACCTGCTCGACGGCATGCGCGCCCAGGACGACTTCAACGGCTGGGACATCAACACCCCGGCGTTCGAGTGGTACCTGAACTCGGGCATCTCGGTGATCATGCCCGTCGGCGGCCAGTCCAGCTTCTACAGCGACTGGTACAAGCCGGCGTGTGGCAAGGCGGGTTGCTCCACCTACAAGTGGGAGACCTTCCTGACCAGCGAGCTGCCGGCTTACCTGGCCTCGGAGTACGGCGTGAGCCGCAGCCGCAACGCCGCGGTCGGCCTGTCGATGGCCGGTTCGTCGGCCATGACCCTGGCCATCTACCACCCGAACATGTTCACCTACGCCGGTTCGCTGTCGGGTTACCTGAACCCGTCCACCGGTAAGGGCTGGATCGGTCTGTCCATGGGCGACGCCGGCGGCTACAAGAAGGAAGACATGTGGGGTCCCGACAGTGACCCGGCGTGGCTGCGCAACGACCCGACCGTCAACATCGACAAGCTGGTGGCCAACAACACCCGCCTGTGGGTCTTCTGCGGCAACGGCAAGGCCAACGAGCTCGGTGGCGACAACATCCCCGCCGTGTTCCTGGAGCAGAACTTCATGATCGGTGCGAACAAGAAGTTCCAGGAGCTCTACACCGCGGCCGGTGGCAACAACGCCGTCTTCAACTTCCCCGAGTACGGCACCCACAGCTGGGAGTACTGGGGCCAGCAGCTGCAGGCCATGAAGGGCGACCTGCAGAGCCACCTCGGTGCGACGCCGAGCAGCGGCGACTCGGGCGAGTAG